One Sebastes umbrosus isolate fSebUmb1 chromosome 6, fSebUmb1.pri, whole genome shotgun sequence DNA window includes the following coding sequences:
- the LOC119489686 gene encoding chymotrypsin-C-like, giving the protein MMKFVVFALFVAGAYGCGLPTFPPVVSRVVGGEDVRPNSWPWQISLQYNRQGEWRHTCGGTLISDQWVLTAAHCISRGREYRVAMGKHNLIETEAGALFMGTANIVVHEKWNPLFIRNDIALIKLESPVTFSDSIMAACLPAAGFILPHNEPCYVTGWGRVYTGGPIADILQQALLPVVDHATCTKPDWWGPQVKDTMVCAGGDGVVSGCNGDSGGPLNCQKTDGAWEVHGIVSFGSGLSCNFPKKPTVFTRVTSYIDWISSKMVTY; this is encoded by the exons CCGTGGTGAGCAGGGTGGTTGGAGGAGAGGACGTCAGGCCTAACAGCTGGCCCTGGCAG ATTTCCCTGCAGTACAACCGACAGGGCGAGTGGAGACACACCTGTGGAGGTACTCTGATCTCTGACCAGTGGGTCCTCACTGCTGCTCACTGCATCAG CCGTGGCCGGGAGTACAGAGTGGCCATGGGGAAGCACAACCTGATAGAGACAGAGGCGGGTGCCTTGTTCATGGGCACTGCTAACATCGTTGTGCACGAGAAGTGGAACCCCTTGTTCATCcg TAACGACATCGCCCTGATCAAGCTGGAGTCCCCCGTCACCTTCTCTGACAGCATCATGGCTGCTTGTCTCCCTGCTGCTGGCTTCATCCTCCCCCACAACGAGCCCTGCTACGTCACTGGATGGGGTCGCGTCTACA CCGGAGGTCCCATTGCTGACATCCTGCAGCAGGCCCTCCTGCCCGTGGTGGACCACGCCACCTGCACCAAGCCTGACTGGTGGGGTCCTCAGGTGAAGGACACCATGGTCTGTGCCGGCGGAGACGGAGTCGTGTCTGGCTGCAAC GGAGACTCTGGCGGCCCTCTGAACTGCCAGAAGACCGACGGCGCGTGGGAGGTTCACGGCATCGTCAGCTTCGGCTCCGGGCTCAGCTGCAACTTCCCCAAGAAGCCCACCGTCTTCACCAGAGTCACCTCCTACATCGACTGGATCAGCTCC AAAATGGTGACCTACTGA